The proteins below come from a single Candidatus Schekmanbacteria bacterium genomic window:
- a CDS encoding sigma-54-dependent Fis family transcriptional regulator: MARRIAVIDDEELIRWSLQKQLSDKGFEVETFSSGEEAIDFFKKGERVELIITDFKMPGKNGLQTVEEIKKIYPNILAIMITAFGTVETAVTAMKQRSITDYILKPVNFDELLLSVEKAFEISELRRKYQKLIDEKTVPFEFDNIICKSSKMKSILDMVKVVSRSDATTITLIGESGTGKDLLARAIHYNSQRRENPFMDINCAALPDNLLESELFGHEKGAFTDAKTMKKGLFELADKGTIFLDEIGDMKQELQAKLLSVLEKKFFRRIGGVKDISVDVRIIAATNRNLRELIETKEFREDLYYRLNVINIEIPPLRERKEDIMPLVEYFVEDFNRAFKKNIKKIAPEVKEAFLNHSWPGNVREMKNVVERCIILAQGDEITMNELPPELNPSTKKVQKSDFKITLPPEGIDIEEVEKELILQAIKMTDGNQTAAAELLKISRDAFRRRLVKYNLI; the protein is encoded by the coding sequence AAAGGGCGAGAGAGTAGAACTTATAATCACTGATTTCAAAATGCCGGGGAAGAACGGACTGCAGACAGTTGAAGAAATAAAGAAGATATATCCTAATATTCTTGCAATAATGATTACTGCCTTTGGGACAGTGGAAACTGCGGTAACTGCAATGAAACAGCGCTCGATAACGGATTATATTTTAAAACCGGTAAATTTTGATGAGCTTCTCCTTTCTGTGGAAAAGGCATTCGAAATAAGTGAACTTAGAAGAAAATATCAGAAATTAATTGATGAGAAAACAGTACCATTCGAATTTGACAACATTATCTGCAAATCTTCAAAGATGAAGTCTATCCTTGATATGGTGAAAGTTGTCAGTAGAAGTGATGCCACTACAATTACGCTAATTGGTGAAAGCGGTACGGGAAAAGATTTATTAGCAAGGGCAATTCATTATAACAGCCAGCGCAGGGAAAACCCCTTTATGGATATTAATTGCGCCGCACTGCCGGACAATCTTTTGGAGAGCGAACTTTTTGGACACGAAAAGGGGGCATTTACTGATGCAAAGACAATGAAAAAGGGACTCTTTGAACTTGCAGATAAAGGCACAATCTTTTTAGATGAAATAGGAGATATGAAGCAGGAGCTTCAAGCCAAGCTGCTGAGTGTCCTTGAAAAAAAATTTTTTAGACGAATTGGAGGCGTAAAGGATATTAGTGTGGATGTAAGAATAATTGCCGCCACAAACAGAAATTTGCGAGAGTTGATCGAAACCAAAGAGTTTAGAGAAGACCTTTATTATAGACTGAATGTAATAAATATTGAGATTCCGCCACTTAGAGAGAGAAAAGAGGATATTATGCCTTTAGTTGAATATTTTGTTGAGGATTTTAATAGAGCTTTCAAAAAAAATATTAAGAAGATAGCACCAGAAGTAAAAGAAGCCTTTTTAAATCATAGTTGGCCGGGCAATGTGCGTGAAATGAAAAATGTTGTGGAAAGATGTATTATTCTTGCGCAAGGCGATGAAATTACAATGAATGAATTGCCTCCGGAGCTTAACCCTTCTACAAAAAAGGTTCAAAAAAGCGATTTTAAAATCACGCTTCCACCTGAAGGGATAGATATAGAAGAGGTTGAAAAAGAGTTGATACTTCAGGCAATAAAAATGACTGATGGTAATCAAACGGCTGCTGCTGAGCTATTGAAAATTTCACGAGATGCATTTAGGAGAAGATTAGTTAAATACAATCTTATTTAA